A single region of the Micropterus dolomieu isolate WLL.071019.BEF.003 ecotype Adirondacks linkage group LG18, ASM2129224v1, whole genome shotgun sequence genome encodes:
- the hyal2b gene encoding hyaluronidase-2 yields the protein MEAVFHSLFTTAGQLPWLLLTLFTSWTVVCSADIKQTRWPLYSQKPVLLAWNAPTEDCFPRHRVTLSLDQFDIVASPNEGFVRQNLTIFYKERLGLYPYYEHGGTAVNGGLPQLASLSQHYEKMPEGLQKYLREPLAKGLAVLDWEEWRPLWIRNWDIKDIYRNKSREMVARKNPTWTPEQVRKVAQQEFELSARKFMLETLKLAKNLRPNQLWGFYLFPDCYNHDYRSGLKNYNGRCPAVEMARNNQLNWLWMECTAFFPSIYMGSVLSSTNYGRLFVRNRVKEAMRLAPVGDGLARPVFVYTRPTYINEMTTLTEMDLVSTIGESVALGVAGVIFWGDTSYTGSSASCSAINEYLQGPLGQYLLNVSTAAEQCSKELCKSHGRCLRKIPDNDVYLHLSPSTHSITGQGGRLKVTGVPGQAELARFHTHFQCQCYSGYRGEACAQKEKGQNKASSVFGTWPLCLLLPLGLLTLLH from the exons ATGGAGGCTGTATTTCACTCTCTCTTCACCACAGCTGGCCAGCTGCCCTGGTTGCTTCTGACTCTGTTTACATCATGGACAGTTGTGTGTTCAGCAGACATAAAGCAGACAAGATGGCCATTATATTCCCAGAAGCCAGTTCTTCTTGCCTGGAATGCCCCAACAGAAGATTGTTTTCCCCGACATCGTGTAACTTTATCTTTGGACCAGTTTGACATTGTGGCGTCCCCCAATGAGGGCTTTGTCCGGCAGAACCTTACCATTTTCTATAAAGAACGCCTTGGGTTGTATCCCTATTATGAGCATGGTGGCACTGCAGTGAACGGAGGCCTTCCACAGCTTGCCAGCCTCAGTCAGCACTATGAAAAGATGCCTGAAGGTTTGCAAAAATATTTACGTGAACCTCTGGCCAAAGGTTTAGCTGTTCTTGACTGGGAGGAGTGGCGCCCGTTGTGGATCCGAAATTGGGATATTAAAGATATCTATCGAAATAAATCCCGTGAAATGGTGGCCAGAAAGAACCCTACGTGGACCCCGGAACAAGTGAGGAAAGTTGCACAGCAGGAATTTGAGCTGTCGGCTCGCAAATTCATGCTGGAGACTTTGAAACTTGCCAAGAATCTGAGGCCCAATCAGCTGTGGGgcttctacctgtttccagatTGTTACAACCATGACTACAGGAGTGGCCTGAAGAACTACAACGGCCGCTGTCCTGCTGTGGAGATGGCCCGCAATAACCAACTTAACTGGCTGTGGATGGAATGCACGGCGTTCTTCCCGTCGATATACATGGGCTCTGTACTGAGCTCCACAAATTATGGGCGCCTCTTTGTCCGAAACAGGGTGAAGGAGGCGATGCGCTTGGCACCTGTTGGGGATGGATTAGCACgccctgtttttgtttatacCCGCCCTACTTACATCAATGAGATGACCACCCTAACAGAG ATGGATTTGGTCTCTACCATTGGTGAGAGCGTTGCACTTGGAGTTGCAGGTGTAATCTTCTGGGGGGACACCTCCTATACAGGCAGCAGT GCCAGCTGCTCCGCCATAAATGAGTATCTTCAGGGACCGCTGGGCCAGTACCTGCTCAATGTgtctacagcagcagaacagtgCAGTAAGGAGCTGTGTAAATCCCACGGCCGCTGTCTGCGCAAAATACCAGACAATGACGTTTACCTGCATCTCAGCCCCTCAACACACAGCATCACCGGTCAGGGCGGACGGCTGAAGGTTACAGGCGTGCCTGGCCAAGCTGAGCTGGCTCGTTTCCACACACACTTCCAGTGCCAGTGCTACAGTGGGTACAGGGGTGAAGCCTGTGCTCAGAAAGAAAAAGGGCAGAATAAAGCCTCCTCTGTCTTTGGGACCTGGCCCCTTTGCCTTTTACTCCCACTGGGACTCCTCACTCTGCTACACTGA